The Sulfurimonas sp. genome includes the window GACAAAAACCTACAAGTCAAAAAAACTCATGAAAAACTATTTGCACAGTTAAAAGCACTAGATGGGATTACTAGTCAGATTCATGCGGCTGCGGATAAGCAGAGAAAAGTTGATGAGTTTTCAAGTGATAAAGATATTGTAAAAGTACAAAATGCAATCAGAAACTCCAACCCCTATAAAATAACAATCCCAGCCCTAAAAGGACTAAGTTTCTTTGTAGCTCTCTACCAAACAGGAAAGATACTCAAAGATTACCAAAAAATGACTTTAAGCTCACTCCTAGAACTTTCAGTCTCCATCAATGTCTTATCTAAAATTACAGGAGAAGCCGCACAAGCAACTAAGTTATTGTCCTCCAAGGCAATAGCATATAATATGTTTAAAGCTATGAAAGAGGAGAAGCTTGTTTTTCAAAAAGTGCTTACTAAACTTGCTATCCCTATTGTTATCTTTGGGGCTTACCATGAGATAGCTTCTTTGAATGATAAAGATTATGATGCAGTTGTTGCTCTTAGTGTTAAAACGGGGCTTACCTTAGCTTTAATGCTCTTTGCCTCAGGTATAGGAGAAATCTTGATTATAGGTATAGCTATTGAGCTTATTTGGATGTCGATATCAAGCTATATTATTGATACTAATGTCGAAGTTATGATAGAAAAATCTCTCTTTTACCAAAATGGGCGTAAACCTTATATCTTAGAGAGTTTAAGTAGTGATACTAAAGAGTATCTTTATAAAGGCAATTCTAAAGAGATTCAAAACATCACACTTCCTCAAAAAGCTAAAGATGTTAGAGACTTTATCTATGCAAACTACAGTACTCATAAAAAAGAGTTTAATGCTGCGTTTAGTTATGAGCTAAGTTCTTTTTATGCCACTCTAAAAGGGGTGAATATTGAAAAATCTGGGCGTTCAAAACAATACAAATCAAGTAAAGCAACTTATGCTGTATGTAGTTATGTCTCTATCTCTAAAGATTTTTATAAAGATATAAAACGCATTGTACTTCTTGAAGATGATAAAGAGATAGAGATAGATATCTCACAACATGAACTGAAAAATGCTAAAGAGTATATAGACCTTTTAAGCCATCTTGATATAAGTGACAGTTCGGTTATACAAGAGTATCCTAAAAAAGATACCAAGTTATTACTTCATAGTGATGCGATTAGTCTAAAATATGATGTTGTCTATTACTATGATGATGCAGGTAAGTATCTAGCTAGAGCGACAGGCGGTGCGTTAAAGATTATAGATATAAAATCTTTACCTTTAACTAAAGATGATTGTAAAATACTAAATATTCAAATGAGTTAAGATGAAATACAAACTATTAAAATTACTGTTTTTAGCATCTCTGTTTATAGGACAAAGTGCTTATGCGATAGAACCTCTTTCGATTAAATATGTTGACCCTAAGGCTAGTGAGAAAGCGGATAGTCTTTATAATGAGGCACACAGGTTAAGCGAACAAGGAAAATATGAAAAAGCAATTGAACTTTATAAATCATCGTATGAATATAAAATCTCTGCGGATGTTCTAAATAACTTAGCTGCTACCTTTGAAAAAATAAAAGATTATGATAACGCTATTAAATGGTATAGAAAAGCGATTAATGAGGGTTCAAGTTTAGGTGCACTAAATTTAGGACTCTTATTCGATGAAAAATTATCTGATATAAAAAATGCTAAAGTTAACTATCAAATAGCTTATAATCTTGGGAATAGTGATGCAGCTTATAACTTAGCCCTTTTATATGAAGAGAAACTACATGATATCCCAAACGCAATAAAATGGTACAAAAAAGCAATTCAAAAAGGACATATTTCAGCCATCAAAAATCTAGGTTATCTTTATAGAACAGAAAAAAAAGATAATCTTTTAGGCTCTGCTTATATGATAGGGTTGATTGATAAAAAATATTCAAAAGAAAAAGTTTTTGATTACCTTCGCAATACACTTAAAATCGACGAACCAACCCTAAAAAAAGCCTATGAACTCCAAAAAACTCTAGTTCCAAATCCATACACAGGTGGAATAGAATAGATGCTAGAGTATCTAAAAGTATAAATTAAGTTTATGTCAGCACTCCCTCCATATATAAACTTAACCTTTTTAAGAGCACTAAGAGGAGCAAGAGACTTTAGAGTTCTTAAAGACTATTATCAAACAAATACTAGTGACTATACTCAAGATAAAGTTGTCACAAAAACCGATGCTTATTTATATGTTACAGATGCTATTAAAACTACAGAATATAAGGTTGTAAATAGAGGTGACTATTCTAACCCTAAGGTTGAGAAAGTACAGTTTAAAGATACAGATACACAAGTAATTCGTAAATATATACCCTGCTATGAAGAAGATGGAAAACTTGAAATCATCTACTCAAATGTAAAACTCACTAAAGAACAACAGAGTAAGTTCACTCCAGTTTCTGTAACACTAAGTGATAAAAAGAATCTTCATTGTATAAACCATAAAGATTATTCAAAGTCCATAAAACATATAAATAAAGAGATGAAAGATATTTTAATCTCAAACAAAGAAGCTAAAAAACTAAACAAGTCACACTTAAACATAGTAATTGAAATAGATGACCCTATCGGTGAAATAGAAGATTTGTATGAAGAGCTAGAATGTTCTTTTCATACTGCTTATGCACATAACAAACCTTTAATAGACAGGATTAAAGAACGCAATGCTTATGCCTATAGCGTTGCAAACTTTATGGATGAACTTGAAGTAAACTCAAAAGAGAAACAAGAAAGAAAAAACACAAAGAAAAAACTCAAAGATGCTTACTATACTTTAGTTGAAGGGATGAAAGAAGATTTTATACCTTATATTATAGATGTTTGTAAAGATAGAGGTTTTTCATGGAGCATCAAAGATAGTAATGCTTCTTTTATAAGACTTAATATTTTTGTTGAACATGATGTAGCTATGAGTTACTTAAATGAAGTAAAACTAAATGCTTCGTTTTTACTCAACACACAACATAAAAATGTTCGTAGAGGAACTATAAACTCTCAGTACTATAATGTCTTTGATGGGAGAAAAATAGAGCATCTTAATGAAAAATGTATCATTGAAAGTAAAAGTCATGACTATTTGTGTTTGGGTGTAAGAGCACATATCGATGGTAGTAAAACATCACACAAGTATGCAACAAGTACTAGAGAGAGTTATACAGAGATAACAGCATTAACACTTTTTAGCCTCTACTTTAGTGGTAAACATAATGATGTTATCGGTACTAAATATAAAGATGCTATTGAAGACTTTCATTATAATTTAAAGAAGCTATCTGCTCATCCAGAGTTTGAGGAAGATATTCAAGAAGAGATTAATGATAAGCTTAAAGACAGTCCTTACACTAAACTCTTTAAAGATAAGAATGGTGACCGTACTGATAACTTTATTGATGATTATGAAAACTTAGAGACTATAGCTAAAGACTGCGCTTTTGAGTGGGAAGGAAATGATAAGACACAGCTTTTAAAGTTTGCTACTTTAATCCCTAAAAAAGAGACCTTTGAGTTTTTTTACGAAATCCCAAAACATAGAGAATCCCCTCAAAAGATAAGTGAAACACTCTCCAAAGAACTTAAAAGTTCACAGCTAAAAGAACTACTAGAAAAGTACAGTAGTCTAAAAGATACAAGTTTAGAGAGAATAGGCTTACTTTTAAATATAGCTTACTCACTTACTGCAAGTAGAACTATGTTTGATGAAGAAGTAAATCAAACTTCTCCTTTTAATACAGATAGTGCAGTTATGGACTTTTTAATCTCCATCTCAAAAAAACTTCAAGTACTCAAAGCAGATGAACATGAAAAGCTTTATAAAGAGGATATATTTCAACTTTATCATAAAAGCTTACACAGTTTAATCCTTCACTCACTTGTTAAAGGAAGCTATAACGAAAAAGAGTTTTTAATCCGTCAAGATAATGTAACGAAAAAATTTCTTGATGTCATAGCTCCAGAGACAGCAAAAGAGTACCAACTAGATTTAACGAAGCTAGATGATGGAAGTATAGACAAAAACCTACAAGTCAAAAAAACTCATGAAAAACTATTTGCACAGTTAAAAGCACTAGATGGGATTACTAGTCAGATTCATGCGGCTGCGGATAAGCAGAGAAAAGTTGATGAGTTTTCAAGTGATAAAGATATTGTAAAAGTACAAAATGCAATCAGAAACTCCAACCCCTATAAAATAACAATCCCAGCCCTAAAAGGACTAAGTTTCTTTGTAGCTCTCTACCAAACAGGAAAGATACTCAAAGATTACCAAA containing:
- a CDS encoding tetratricopeptide repeat protein → MKYKLLKLLFLASLFIGQSAYAIEPLSIKYVDPKASEKADSLYNEAHRLSEQGKYEKAIELYKSSYEYKISADVLNNLAATFEKIKDYDNAIKWYRKAINEGSSLGALNLGLLFDEKLSDIKNAKVNYQIAYNLGNSDAAYNLALLYEEKLHDIPNAIKWYKKAIQKGHISAIKNLGYLYRTEKKDNLLGSAYMIGLIDKKYSKEKVFDYLRNTLKIDEPTLKKAYELQKTLVPNPYTGGIE